ATGGGTGACAGTAACCAGGCTCCCAAGGCTCGCATTGCTAGGATTGCAGGTGTGCTCTTTGTTATGGCTGGCCTGGCCTACTTGATACCCATCTGTTGGACTGCCTATTCAATCATAAGGGACTTCTATGATCCATCTGTTGCGGCCCCCCtcaagagagagctgggaccaGCGCTTTACCTGGGCTGGTTGGCCAGCATCCTACTCCTGGTGGGGGGCTCTCTGCTGCATGTCGGATCCACTCCACCAGGAGGAAGAGTGCTCCCTGTTTTTGGAGGAATGATGAAGGACAACCCACAGACTGGAGCAGCAGAGGTCAAGCAACAGGAAAAATCTTTCGTATGACATTGAACATGCAAAATATGAAGAAACCCAGAGGTCACAACATCATCAGTCAAGCTTCTGGAAAAGCTGAAGCAGATAAACTTGTGTTGTTGTCTTGTGTTATAATGTGGATCTCGTAGTTTACTACATAGCACAGGGCTCTAATGAGAATTTATATTACGTAAGGGCTTTGTGTCTGAGTGGGATTTGAAATGAACTGTGGGAGGATTttagatgtttaaatgtttactAATGTGTGTGACTTACATTTGTTGGATTCCACTCTgcctctgcttgtgtgtgtgtgggtggtctGTGTACAGAAGACCAGTGTACATAGTAATTTTGTGTATGCTGGTGTTTTCACTGAATTTGTGCAGGCAGTCTGATTGGTGTTTGTATATTCTTTCTTCTTGTTTACACTTATTTTGCTGTGGTTCtacaaaatgtactgtattacaACTTTAGGCATTTGTTAACATCAGTTtaaacaagcttttattttacttacCATATAGAAGTAATGAATATTTAAGTTATATACATTTATAGTACTAGTAGTTTTGTTAatctgattaaataaaaataatttgttgcTGATCTCAAcataaatgatttcatttttgacTGTGACTTTGGACTGTATGAGAACACTGCAGTGTTTAGTATTGTGTGACTGTAATATATTAATCAGTCCTTGTGTTTCCTTACTATTACCGTTAAAAGTTTAGGCATTCACAGGgcttggtaaaaaaaaaaaaggattagaTCAGCCATGATCAGATTACAGTTACAGTCACCAATctctaataataaaaataaaataatagtcATGTTTCTAACAGTTGTTGATTTAATGTGATTATGCAACAGACATTATTCAGTCCATTAAGTGTGACACTGAGTTTTCCAGTCTTTAATTTTTTGTCAGCAATTGTCACTTAGATGTATATTTCTCAtgcataataaataataaatgtttgctTTCCCATACACCTTGATGTCTTTTTAACATTACATATAAACTTTCTATGATAAAATGGAATATGTCCATGCAGAATCAATCTTCCCTGCAGACTTGCACATGTGCAGTACACGTTACAGCAAATGTTATACTTTTTAGTCCCAGTGCCCAACAGCTGCATATGAGACTTATCtcatataaaaatgaattgaacaACATAAGAACTAGAAAGAGCACAGCAAATGTGCCACTCATGTTCCTCCAGATGGATTATTATCCGAAGTCCAGTTTTCCCTTCATGCTCCCATTGGcactttttctctgtttcaacTCACATGATCAATTTATCCCACTTTATCAGTGTAATCATACATATCCTAGCTAATTATACATTATTGATCGTACCATTTTGAATCAGAATTACAAATGTCATATTAAACAGAGGCACGTTTGTTACCAGACATACTCACTTTGTTCCAGATGCCAAACCACTATGAGTAGCGACAGCAGACATAATACACAAGGGGGCAGTAGACAGTAACCTAAAGAACAATCCTATTGGACACATACTTGGTTTTAGATTTAACAAATGTGACCCACTAAAGTAGCATGTTTGCATCTGTGATTAAAGCAAGTGCTTTTGGTTTCAAACTTACCAGTACGTGTTGAGTTGAACTGCTACAATTTTTAGGTTTGGTTTCATGTGTGAGTTCTGTGAGAGaaatcaaaagctgcagatgaTTCAAGACACAATGTGTGGCAGACCTTATTGCAGAAGCTGACACAGCATGGTGCAAACAGCCATGTAGTCCTGCCAGAATGCTGCCCTGCTAACTCTGCACAACACAAGAggatttattgttgtttttaagtgCACAGGGCAAGAGGTTGACATGCAAAGACATGCTTCTCTTTGGACTGTGCCAAAAGACAATCTTTCTTTGAAAGGACAAACAAGTCTGCAGCTTTCCTGATCAAGGCCTTTTCAATTCAAACACAGCATGTTTTTCTAGTTGAACTTATTTCTTTTCTACTGATACAGCATATTTATTCAGAGGCAACCTCAAATCCTGTTTGATGTAAATTGCACAATTTCATAAATAAACAGTACATTTAACATCTAAATCAACTTGACAGAACATGTGatttaacacatacagtaccagtcaaaagtttggacactttaccattgaattcaatgagaaagtgtgtccaaactctGGACGTCTCCTGCAATCTAATACTATTCCACTCTTCCAACATAAAAGATTATCACATGTAATACAGATTACCATTAAATAAAAGAATCAGGTGATAATTAGCACTTTGCAGCTTTCAGCCAATTTACAAATAATCAAATTTCAGCTGTTCCAACAAGCAATGTGTCACATCCACTGTGTACATGGCAGATGGTCCCGGTTGCTGCCAGCCAACACAGCTAAGCATTTTTCCTGTATGTTATTCCCTGGCTCTTTCTGTCCTTACATGATACACTATCAATTTGAAACTAAAGGcattaaacactgaaattattttcaaaatcaatAGGGGCAGGGTTTGAATCACACAGTGTCACTTGGTGTGGGTGAATTTATTCTGTAAGGTGTAAACATCACCTGGACAGAACAAGTATTCACATGTTTGAGTGAAGTCAGGACTTAATCGATTATTGTGATCACTGTTCATAAGTTTACAATACATCTGTAGCAGCCAAGGGTCGCAGATATGAGGACAATACAACTCTGGCAGTACTAcagtaatatatatttttaatcacaATAATACTTAATGTCAAAAATCACAACTTCCTGTTCAAACCAAGTACGGTATGTGAAGACTGGAGGgaattttaaaagttttaaactAGGTTTTAAAATGGTACACAA
This genomic window from Mastacembelus armatus chromosome 1, fMasArm1.2, whole genome shotgun sequence contains:
- the LOC113128687 gene encoding claudin-9-like — protein: MIMASTGLQLVGLVLVVLGWVCGALVCAAPLWRVSAFVGGELVIAQVLWEGLWMNCLSQATGQIQCKTYDSTLALPVSAQAARGLTVLSLLLCLFALILGVAGAKCTHCMGDSNQAPKARIARIAGVLFVMAGLAYLIPICWTAYSIIRDFYDPSVAAPLKRELGPALYLGWLASILLLVGGSLLHVGSTPPGGRVLPVFGGMMKDNPQTGAAEVKQQEKSFV